In the Ovis aries strain OAR_USU_Benz2616 breed Rambouillet chromosome 18, ARS-UI_Ramb_v3.0, whole genome shotgun sequence genome, GGGTCCGGGCGCGGTCTGCCAGGGCCACGCGGGGGCGGCCTCGGAAGGATCCAGATTCCAGTTCCTTCCCCGCATCTCTTCCCAGACCCGGCTGGTGCCAGGAGAGGCACGCCGCAGGTGATCGCCCGAAGCACTGGGACCGCTGACAGATTTATGAAGATTTTACGGCATCTGGCCGGGGCCCGCAAGGGCAGGGAAGGAGTCCAGCCAAAGGGGCGCGCTAAGTTCCCCAGCCGCGCGTCGGGACCCGGCCGTCTCTGGAGTTCCCGGGCCCCGACTCCCCTCGGGCCCGTGCACAGGTCTGTCCCCGCCAGTGTCGAGCGTACGGAGTCTCTCCACCCCTCGAAGCCCCCTCCTTCATACGCTCCCGTCCAGCCAGCTTCTAGTCTCCCACTGAGTAAATATTTACCCGGAGGACGGTCGCTCCTCTGAGAACTAGACAGCGCCCTGGGAAGGGCTTTTGGCTTCTTCCCGGCCTGTGTCAGCTGCAGGACTTACTTGTGTTTTGGTCTTAAATTTCTTTAGCCGAAATTCTTCCGATCTCTGTGTGATCTCCTGGGTTCGGAGGGGGCAGTAACCAGAGGGCGCTGACCTCAACTGacccttcctttttctctgcatcccTACGCTCATCATCAGTCGAGGCTTATTGGCCCttactgtttctctctttctcccctcgCCCCACACCACCAAACCCTCTTTTCCGTTTTAGGTCACTGTCTTTCGCCGGGTCTCAGGCTACCTGGCCACAGTGCTCAGAGTGCGTccgggcagggaggtggggagggaggagcctgcaTCAGCTCCTTCATCTAGGGttgggctcctctctctgtcccctgAAGCTTCGACTCCTCTTGCCCCCGAGCCCCGGCGTCAGGTTGCCGCTGAGAATTAGTGCTCCGGAACAAGATCCTTCTCGCTCTCGGGAATGCGCTGAGCTGAGAGTGCCGAAGATCCGCTCTCGCCAGCGTTAGAGGGCCTGTTGGGCCGAAAGAGACGCGGAGCAGGGGACCGAGACCGCGCGCGACCacaggtggaagaggagaggcaGCAGCAAAGCTGgcgtgtgtgtcagtcgctcagtcatgtccgactctttgagactccgtgggctgtagcccgccaagctcctctgtccggagaattctccaggcaagaatactggagtgggttgccattttattctccaggggatcttcctgacccagggatcgaacccaggtctctcgcattgtggCAGATTCCtcatcgtctgagccaccagggaagcccaaaccggTTGGAGAGTCCGGGgaaatatgaggaaactgagggattTGGGGGCGAACGAGAGGGTGTTGTGTGTTAGGTCCTCCTAGCCAGAGCGCCAAACAATGCGAGTTTCTGGATCACGCCAGCTGGTGCTGCAGAACTCTTAAAGCCCTGTAAAGAAGAACACTGCGGCACTGGATCTTGGCCAATTAGAAGGCGATCGGCCTTCTAATGTTTATCGACATTACAGCCCAGAAAAGTCCGAGAAGCCCTCACTGGACTGGGCATAGAGACTGCGCAGGGGTCGCTACTCGGTGTGGTGAGAGGGAAGAGGAGTCAGAGGAACTCTGGATCAAGATGACCAGCACGTTCATTCCTTCGCACAAGCTTAAGGCAAAATCGTATGCTCCCCTCAGATGTCGCAGACTCAAACTGCCCCACAGCGATCTGCTGCTTTTCAAATTTGGGATCCACAAAGGCCCTCCGAGTTGTAGAATACCTGTACTACATGTAGATGTCATGTAGCAGGTATTGGGGGATCAGACCCTGGTGAAATCGCTGTCAAGTCAAACTTGGAGATTTTAAACAACTGAAACAGAAACAACCGCAAAGGCAGACAAGTTCAAGTATGTCTAGTTGTGGGACTTTCCACAAGAAGCTGGTTGTAAAGAATTAAGGATGTTTGACTTCACTGTTCCTTTATCTTTCAAATCCTTCATACCTGTACATTTCAACTAAGAGTGCACCCCTGCTATGGAAGTGTGAGGATCTGGAGATTACTGCTCATTTCAAAAAGCACAGCTGATGATGAGTTTTCCTGGGCTCTTGTCACTTACTGGCCTAGACTGGGGCCCAGTCAGCTTCCCTATGTGTAAACCAGAGCCCATCCCTCAGGACTGAAACTTTTGCGCACCAGAGGAGGTAACCTTATGACTGTCAAGAGGCAGTGTCAATAGCCTCGACCCTGCAGCAGTGCAAACTCCCAGGttcattaaaaatgtttcccgccttgcttttaattttgattcgCATTCTCCATAAACCCATACTCAAAATGTGAATAACTTTGACTGCTAAAAAGACTACTGTACACTTTACATTAGACTTAGCATGAATTAGGAAGGCAGGCTTAACTGCAGGGCCTCTGGCAGCTAGTGAGATGAGGGAATCACATACATGCATGTGCAGGTTCGGTGTTCACGTTCTTAGGAACGAGTCTGTTTCATATTTAAACACAAGCCCTTTGCAGTGGTTCATTGGTGGGGGAAAACCGGCGAATGTCGTTGGCACCAAGGGCCAGCGAACCAGCAACATGGCTGAGCTCTCCAGCGCACTGGGTTCCGCAGAGAGTGCCCCGTGCCTGTCAATGGTTGAAGTTGGCTTTGCGCTCGCTGTAGTCGCGTGTAATTACGTTCCTGCTTGGAGCCTAGGCTAATGTTTGACCCCGCGTTCCTGGATGAACTCTCTAGAGACTGTTGTGGGGAGTTAGTCACCAGGCGAGAAGAGCGGTGTCTACCTGGAGGTAACAGTGGCCTCCTTCTCTGGCTCCTGCtcgtgtttagtcgctcagtttcgtgtccgactctttgcgaccctttggctAGGTCTCCCCTATGCTCCTTGTCTCTCCGACGGCCTACATTCTCACACCTGCGCTCTGGTCTCCCGGCATAGGATGTAGTACTGTAAGATCCGCTGGTAACAGCCATCCTCTCTTGACAACCTCTTGAAGCTTGCATGACAGGCTATTCTAAGAACCCTCACCATGGCCACCATCAAAGACGGTGGCGCTCACCTCCCACCTAGAGTTTTAACTTAAATTCTGAGATGTCTGCCTTCCCCTCAAATAACTTTTCTCGGCCCCTTCTCCCTTCGAGTCTCTCGTATTCAGACCAAAAGCTTTCGATTGCTTATTCAGCATTTTTAAGAGCCCGATTTTGCTGTTTGCGCTGCCCCTGGGAAGGTGTCAAACACCTCTTTTCATTGTATTTAGTCACCCAGGTGCAGAGCGAGATTGAAAGAGACAGCGGAAGAACTTTCCCGGACTGTGCTGTCGCTCAACGGGCCAAACCAATCATCACGCAGGTTGCCTCCGGGCCCTCCTCTTTGGGGGCGTCCCCCTAGTGAGTGATAGACGGAGCCGCCCGGCCCCGCTCAGCCCAGCCCACGTTGCTGCTTAGATTGAAATGCAGAACTCAAGCCTCTTTCAGCGGGGCACAGACTTCCTTTTACTCCTTCCTTTTGCACTCTCGCCGCCTCCTCCCGGGGAGAAGCCGAGGCACCGGCGGCCCGGGGCAGCAGCACGACGGGCCACTAAGGCCACACGAAGAGTTTCTTTCTGGGAGTGCGGAACTGGGGCCCGGTTGGTGTACTGCTCGGAGCAATGGGTGAGTGGCGGCGGGGTACGCTGTCAGAGccgggaagggagggagggagcgagcgggcgagggagggagggagggcgcgCACCACTGAGCGCTCACACTCTCCTTATTGACTTTGCTCGTGTTCCTACAAGTTGTGGGAACACGCTAAGGGTCAGCGGCTCGCAGCAGTTCAGTCTGAACGCTGGCTACTGGGTTGCTGCTGTTGATGCCATTTTCTGATTTCAAGACTAGGGAGCGGTGGCATCAGCAAGCCCCGCGCCCCGGTGCGGACCAAATTTTGTTTCGCGTACACACGGTAAAAAAgccaaccagaaaaaaaaaaaaaaaaaaaaaagactagactTTGTCTAATTGCGCAGGTCCCTAGGCGGGGCGCTGGGGATCAAGGGGGAGCGGCCCAAGGACATTAGCGCCGAGTGGGCGAGAAGGAGCCGCTTTGCAGCGTCAAGACCGACTTCCTCGCCTGCTTCGGAGGCTTCTGAACACTCGGAGAGGCCCTGCGTCTCACCACTTTATTTGCTTGTATCGGCCGCAGGCACTGCCGTAATGAGGGAGGAGGGTCTGACTCAACCGCGGTGATTTGAGGCCGTTCCTCAAGGCTCGGGGACCGTATGGTTTGGTGAAAGCCCGGGTCCTTAGTCCCAGGCGGGTGCCTCCGTCTTGCCCCCTGACGCGCGCGGAGGCCGAGTGGCAAGCGGTTGTCCCAAACTGTGGGTGCGCGTCCCCGCGCGCCGTGTGTTCGTTTTGCAGAGCCAGCCTTTGGGGAGGTAAACCAGTTGGGAGGAGTATTCGTGAACGGGAGGCCGCTGCCCAACGCCATCCGGCTTCGCATAGTGGAGCTGGCCCAACTGGGCATCCGACCGTGTGACATCAGCCGCCAGCTACGGGTCTCGCACGGCTGCGTCAGCAAGATCCTGGCTCGCTACAATGAGACAGGCTCGATCTTGCCAGGAGCCATTGGGGGCAGCAAGCCTCGGGTCACCACCCCCACCGTGGTGAAGCACATCCGGACCTACAAGCAGAGAGACCCCGGCATCTTCGCCTGGGAGATAAGGGACCGCCTACTGGCGGACGGCGTGTGTGACAAGTACAACGTGCCCTCGGTGAGCTCCATCAGCCGCATCCTGCGCAACAAGATCGGCAACTTGGCCCAACAGGGCCATTACGACTCCTACAAGCAGCACCAACCGGCGCCGCAGCCGGCGCTACCCTATAACCACATCTACTCGTACCCCAGCCCCATCACGGCGGCCGCCGCTAAGGTGCCCACGCCGCCGGGGGTGCCAGCCATCCCCGGCTCAGTGGCCATGCCGCGCACCTGGCCCTCCTCGCACTCCGTCACCGACATCCTGGGCATTCGCTCCATCACCGACCAAGGTAAGGGCCCGGGGCCCGGATATGGGATTGTGCAGAGCTTCGCTCCGCACCCTCTCAGGGGTTACCGCATCTGCGCCTCCAGGGGCCCGCGTCTGTCCCACCACCTGAGACGTTTCCCTTTGGAAACGTCAGGAGTCCTCCCAGGGGGTGTCCTGATCTCATTAACGTGAAATTCATGCCCTTCGTTTCCTTGCCACACACAGTCTACTGCCTCATCTCAAACTACCAGACCATAACATCCCCCATCCCCAACACATGGTTCGCATTTTCCACCCTCCCCCGCCTCTCGCACCGCGGCAGCCTCGGACCAGCCCGCTCACTTGGAGAGCGCGGCCGGGGCCGGGCTTGGGGCGCAGCCTGAGAGGCCCGAGCGGGCGTGGAGCTGCCGGCTGCAGACACGGCTTCGGGCGGCTTGTTTGGGGAGTCGGGGACTCTGTAGAAATTGCAGTATTCTTCTTGCATTCTGGCAATCAGACCAAATTTGCTCAGGCAGGAAGTTCAAATGTCACCTAATTGGTTTCATTCTTATGCTTCACTTCATTTTCCTCGGAAACGGAGGTCCCGAAGTTACTATTAGTAACTTGCATGTTAGAGCATTGCTCATTCTGGGActaattttctgctttatttctctctttctcccgcTCTCCTCCTCCCCGCCACCGGACACTTTTTACCTTAACAGATTTTAGCACATATATATCCTAGGAAGTG is a window encoding:
- the PAX9 gene encoding paired box protein Pax-9, producing MEPAFGEVNQLGGVFVNGRPLPNAIRLRIVELAQLGIRPCDISRQLRVSHGCVSKILARYNETGSILPGAIGGSKPRVTTPTVVKHIRTYKQRDPGIFAWEIRDRLLADGVCDKYNVPSVSSISRILRNKIGNLAQQGHYDSYKQHQPAPQPALPYNHIYSYPSPITAAAAKVPTPPGVPAIPGSVAMPRTWPSSHSVTDILGIRSITDQGVSDSSPYHSPKVEEWSSLGRSNFPAAAPHAVNGLEKGALEQEAKYAQAPNGLPAVSSFVSAASMAPYPTPAQVSPYMTYSAAPSGYVAGHGWQHASGTPLSPHNCDIPASLAFKGMQAAREGSHSVTASAL